A portion of the Cryptomeria japonica chromosome 5, Sugi_1.0, whole genome shotgun sequence genome contains these proteins:
- the LOC131876382 gene encoding G-type lectin S-receptor-like serine/threonine-protein kinase At2g19130 — MKILALVCISTIKLTPADNRARDSQEWWSSGCVRRSPLNCGAKIGSSDGFIDLSVTLPDESASSYPHALRNCSCSAFTFNSPSGSCHIWSGDLLNMLSSPSDNRWTVSIRVAASAFPKFHKPPSSSKLKTIIIVSVLALALALSIFSFLMWQKYRLRRPMETSEDSLESSIRMFSYMELRIATRNFRSKLGSGGFGSVFKGSLTDGTLVAVKKLNSSSRQHEKQFRAKISSLGNTQHANLIRLRGFCADGSRRLLVYDYMPNGSLNSLLFTSNSRSKQKVLDWKTRLEIALGTARGLVYLQEECRDRIIHGDVKPENILLDSDFSPKLADFGLAKLVGRDFSHVLTTTRGTRGYLAPEWISSLPITPKVDVYSFGITLLEIISGRRSLDFTAQDSSKY, encoded by the coding sequence ATGAAAATACTAGCACTGGTGTGTATTTCAACTATAAAGTTGACTCCGGCAGACAATCGCGCCCGTGATTCACAAGAGTGGTGGTCCAGTGGCTGTGTTCGGCGGAGCCCCTTAAACTGCGGTGCCAAAATTGGCAGCAGCGACGGATTCATCGACCTTAGTGTAACATTGCCTGATGAATCGGCTTCGTCATACCCTCATGCTCTGCGTAACTGCTCATGCTCTGCGTTTACCTTCAATTCTCCTTCAGGATCCTGTCACATCTGGTCCGGAGATTTGCTAAACATGCTGAGTTCTCCATCAGACAACAGATGGACTGTCTCGATTCGAGTAGCTGCCTCTGCCTTTCCAAAGTTTCACAAACCACCGTCCTCCTCAAAACTGAAAACCATAATCATTGTGAGTGTTCTCGCTCTCGCTCTTGCTTTGAGCATCTTTTCATTTTTAATGTGGCAAAAGTATCGGCTACGACGCCCAATGGAGACGTCTGAAGATTCCTTGGAGTCTTCTATTAGAATGTTTAGTTACATGGAGCTGAGGATTGCAACAAGGAATTTCAGGTCTAAGTTAGGAAGCGGAGGATTCGGCTCAGTGTTCAAAGGATCTCTAACAGATGGTACGCTTGTGGCCGTAAAGAAATTGAATTCTAGTTCAAGACAACATGAAAAGCAGTTCCGAGCCAAAATCAGTTCTCTTGGCAACACACAACATGCGAATTTGATCAGACTTCGAGGGTTTTGTGCAGATGGATCCAGACGGTTACTAGTTTATGATTACATGCCCAATGGCTCTCTAAATTCCCTACTATTCACTAGTAATTCCAGAAGTAAACAGAAGGTACTCGACTGGAAGACCCGATTGGAGATCGCTTTAGGCACTGCTCGAGGTTTGGTTTATCTCCAAGAGGAGTGCAGAGACCGCATCATTCATGGAGATGTAAAGCCGGAGAACATTCTTCTGGACTCTGATTTTTCACCCAAATTAGCAGATTTTGGGTTGGCAAAGCTTGTGGGTAGAGATTTCAGCCACGTACTGACAACAACGAGAGGAACCAGAGGGTATTTGGCTCCAGAGTGGATCTCCAGTCTTCCCATCACTCCCAAGGTCGATGTTTACAGTTTTGGTATTACGCTCTTGGAAATCATTTCTGGGCGAAGAAGTCTGGATTTCACTGCGCAAGATTCAAGTAAGTATTAA